Part of the Streptomyces antimycoticus genome, CCGCTGCCGTCGGCCACCGTTCCCGACATCGTTGTCACCTTGTGTCCGCGCTGGTCGTAGAGCGTGCCGAGGACCTTGCGCTCATCCGTGGCGCGCCGCGGGCCCTTGGTGGCCACGTCGACCTCGGCGGTCAGCCGGGCGTCGCGGTACCGGGCGTCCAGATCGGTCTTCACCGTGATGTCCCGCAGATAGGTGGCCGGGGTGGAGTACAGCCCGACCGAGCGGAAGATGCCCGAGAAGCGCCACTGGTCGTAGTCCTCCAGATGCGCCCCCGAACCCCAGCGGTGCACCTGCACCGCGACGGTGTTGCGACCCGGGTGCAGCCGGTCGCTGATGTCGAACTCGGCGGGGGTGTAGCCGCCCTGGTCATAGCCGGCGTAGGAGCCGTTCACCCACAGCAGATAGCCGCTGGTGACGCCCTCGAAGCGCAGAAACGTCCGCCGCTTCTCCCAGCTCTTCGGCAGCTCGAAGGTCTTGACGTAGGCGCCCGTGGGGTTGACGTCATGCGGGACCTTCGGGGGAGCGTCCGGATACATCTCGGTGGGGATGTTCCGGAACACCGGATGGTCGAGGCCGTCCGTCTGCCAGGTGTGCGGCACGCTCACACTGCGCCAGCCGCCGCGCGAGGTGTCATAGCCCTCGGTGAAGAAGTCCTTCGGCACCTCCTCGGGGCGGTCGGACATATGGAGCTTCCAGTTGCCGTCGAGCGAGGCGGTCCAGCGGCTCCTGGAGCCGCCGTCGAGGGCGCCGGCGGTGCCGGTGTACGGGGTCAGCCGCGCATGGGCGGGCTCCTGGCCGACCGAGGTGACCTCGGGGTCCTCCAGCAGCTTGTAGACATCCGCGGGCGGATCGGGGGGATTCGCCGCTGCCGCCGGGGCGGCGGGGGCGGCGAGCGCGAGGGCCAGGGCGAAGGCGGCGAGCCGGGATATCCGGGGCGGCCGGGGTGGCCGGGAGAAGCGGGGGAGGAGGAGACGACGACGGAGGCGTCGGGACATCTGGTGGTCCACCCTTCTGTGGGTGTGGAAAACGCTCCAGAGTGAACAGGCCCGCACATTAGCCAACGTGTCCTCTCAGGCCAAGATGTTCCGACCGACTCACCGTCGGCCGGGCGCGGCTACCGTGAAGAGAGTGAGGGCCGTGCGGAATGCCGCGCCGGGCGCGGTGAGGCCGACGGAGGCACCGTGGGTATGGAGAGCGCGAGGAGTACGGAGTCCCTGCCCCAGCTGCGACTGGACGAGCTGCTGGAGGAACTGCAGCTGCGCATCGACGGGGTGCGCGGCACCCAGGACCGGGTGCACAGCCTGCTGGAGGCCGTCCTGTCGGTGGGCCGGGAGCTGGATCTTTCGCATGTGCTGCGGAGGATCGTCGAGGCCGCCGTGGTGCTCGTGGACGCCGAATACGGCGCGCTGGGGGTGATCGGCGAGGACCAGCGGCTGGCCGAATTCCTGCCGGTGGGCACCGACAAGGACCGGATCGAGGCGATCGGGCATCTGCCGTCCGGCCACGGCCTCCTGGGGGAGCTGATCCGCCATCCCCAGCCGCTGCGGCTCGGCGAGCTCTCGGAGCATCCGGCCTCCTACCGCTTTCCGCCGGACCATCCGCCGATGGGCTCCTTCCTCGGGGTGCCCATCCGGGTGCGCGACGAGATCTTCGGCAACCTCTATCTCACCGAGAAGCGCGGCGGTAAGGAGTTCGACGGCGAGGACGAGACGGTGCTGTCCACCCTCGCCGTGGCCGCCGGAGTGGCCATCGAGAACGCCCGGCTGTACGAGGAGGCCCGGCACCGCCAGCGCTGGCTGGAGGCTAATGCCGAGGTCACCCACAGCCTGCTGTCCGGAGTGGACGAGACCCGGGTCCTGGAGCTGATCGTCGAGCATGCCCGCCGGATCCTCTCCGCCGATCTGGGCGTGCTGATGCTGCCGGTGGCCGGCACCGACGAACTGCAGGTCGAGGTGGCGGCGGGGACCGATGCCGAGGCCCACCGCGGTCTGGTGCTGCCCCGCCGGGGCACCTTCGGCGGTGCGGCCTTCACCGCCTCCGAGCCGGTGACCAGCACCGACGTCCAGAACGACCCGCGGATCACCGTCGGCCCGCAGCGCTGGGAGGGTCTCGGCCCGGCCGTCGCGGTGCCGATGCGGACGAGCGATGGAGTGGGCGGAGTGCTCTCGCTGGCCCGCATGGCGGACAGCCCCGCCTTCACCCAGATCGAGACCGACACCCTGCTGGGCTTCGCGGGCCAGGCGGCCATCGCGATGAAACTGGCCGAGCGGCGGCGCGACGCGGAGCAGCTCGCGCTGCTCGAGGACCGCGACCGGATCGCCCGCGATCTGCACGACCTGGCCATCCAGCGGCTCTTCGCCGCCGGGATGACGCTGCAGTCCACCCTGCGCTTCGTCCAGCACCCGGAGGGCTCCGAACGGCTGCTGCGGGTGGTGGACGACCTGGACGACACCATCAAGATCATCCGCTCGACGATCTTCGGGCTGCGCTCGCACGAGGCGGGCCCCGCCGTCCAGGGGCTGCGGGTCCGTACCGCCAAGACCATCGAGGAGGCCGTGCCCGCGCTCGGCTTCACCCCCTCGCTGCGCACCGAGGGCCTGGTCGACACCGATGTGCCGCGCACCGTCGCGGACGACATGGTCGCCGTCCTGGCCGAGGCGATGTCGAACATCGCCCGGCACGCACGGGCCGACGCCGCCGAGATCTCGCTGGTCGTGGCGGCCGGGCGACTGACCCTCATGGTCACGGACAACGGGATGGGCATCCCCGAGGGCGGCCGTCGCAGCGGACTGCGCAACATGGCCGAGCGCGCCGAGAAACTCGGCGGTGAGCTGGAGCTCGCCGAGCCGCCGGGCGGCGGCACCCGCCTGGTGTGGGGCGTACCGCTGCCGGAGCGGCAGGCGTAGGCGGTGGGCGTGTCCGTTGCGGGGGCGGTGGGCGTGCCGCCTCAGCGGCCCCCGTCCAGGGTCTCGGCCGCCCCGCTGCGCGGAGTGGCCGGCCCGACCGGTCCGTAACCCAGCCGGATCAGCATCTGCACATGGCCCGGCGTCCGGTGGGCGTCGCTCAGCGACCACCGCAGATCCGACCACTCCAGCGCCTGGTGCAGCAGGGAGGCCCGGACCGTGTACGAGGTCGCCAGCAGCAGTACGTGTTCCAGCGCCTGCCCGGCCCGCAGCCAGTCGGTGCGCCGGTCCTGGTCCGTGGCCAGCACGGCGATGGCCGGATGGCTCTCGAACGCCGCGGCGGGCGCATCACCGCCCCGGCGGCCGTCCGGCCCCGGACCGAGGTAGTCGCGCATGGGCAGCCGCCCGGTGACGTCCCGCGGCCCGAGGGCGGCCGCCGGGATGCCGTACGGCCCGATGTCGCGGACCCAGTCGCGGCTCTCGGCGAGCCGGCGCGGATCCCCCGAGGTGCGCCGTTCCGCCTCGGCGGTCAGCCGCAGCAGCCGCGAGGTCTCCTCGGGGCCCGCCAGCCACAGGGTGGCCCCGTGTGCCCGCGCGGCCTCCGCCAGTTCGTACAGCACCCGTGGCGGCAGCCGGCGCCCGGAGAAGGGGGAGCGGCTGCTGTGCCGCCGCCAGATGACGTCGTACAGATCGTGGTCCGGGGCGCCGTGCGGGGCATCGTGCCGGTCGCCGTGGTGCGGGGCCTCGCGCCCGGCGCCGTCGTGGGGCGCCGCGGCCAGGCGCACCGTGGCCAGCAGATCGGGCTGTGACCGGTACGGCAGCAGCCGGACCACCGGGTCCCAGCCGAAATGGGCCACGGCGACCCGCAGATTGAACACGGCGGCCCCGGCGGAGACGCTCAGCGCCCGGCCCATCGGATCGGCGTACCGCAGCGCCCGCTCGGGGGCGGCCCGGACCTCCAGCGTGACGGTGTCGGGGTTCAGCCGATAGCGCCACGGCTGGGTGTTGTGCATCGACGGGGCGGCCACGGCCGCGGAGATGAGCTTCTCCAGGATCGCCGCGTCGAGCATTGCGGGCTGCATGGGGTCTCCTCGCCGGTGGGCCATCAGTGGTGGTGGTGGGCCGTCAGGATGGGGGCAGTTGAGGGCTACGGACGGGTCTCTGCGGCTCCGGGCCCGGGTCATCCCGGATGGTCGTCGGCGGGGGGCGGGGCCGAGTGGGTCGCCAGCACCGCCGCCTGGATACGGCGCTCCACACCCAGCTTGGCCAGCAGCCGGGAGATGTGGTTCTTGACCGTCTTCTCGGACAGGAAGAGCCGCTTGCCGATCTGCCGATTGGTGAGCCCGTCGCCGATCAGCACCAGGATTTCCCGCTCGCGCGGGGACAGCCCGGCCAGCACCTCGTCCCTGGGCTCCTGCGGGGCGGTGTCGCCCCGCAGGGTGCTCATCAGCCGGGCGGTGGTGGCCGGGTCGAGCATCGACTGACCGGAGGCGACGGTCCGCACCGCCGAGACCAGGTCCGACCCCTTGATCTGCTTGAGCACGTAGCCCGCCGCCCCGGCCATGATCGCGTCCAGCAGAGCGTCGTCGTCGTCGAACGAGGTCAGCATCAGACAGGCCAGGTCCGGCATCCGGGAGCGCAGCTCACGGCAGACCGTGATGCCGTCCCCGTCCGGCAGCCGGACGTCCAGGATGGCCACAGCGGGCCGCAGCGCCGGGCCCCGGGCCAGCGCGTGGTCCACGGTTCCCGCGTCGCCGACCACCTCGATGTCCGGTTCGGCGTCCAGGAGGTCGTGCAGTCCGCGCCGGACGACTTCGTGGTCGTCGAGTACGAACACCCTGATCGGTGTCGCCGGTGTCGCCGGTGTCGCTCGTGTCGCTCGTGTCTCGGTCATGGGCTCTCGCACTGTTCGTCCGCCGTCCGCCCTTCCCCCGGTGGGAATCGTGGCGCAGCAGGTCAGGGCAGTACCAGGGCCGAACGGGCCCCCAAGGGGGCTGCCCGGCCCTCGTCCCGCCCTCCCCGCGCGTGGGACGGTCGCGACATGGGCACGGAAGTGCGGGGGCGGCGGACATGGCGGTGGCGTCGCAATCCGCTCAGACGCCGCTCGGATGTGATCGAGGCCTGGGTCGTGCTGGTCACCGGCCTGGTGATGGCGGTCGGCGGCCCGGTGGCGGGGGTGGCCGCGGGCACCGCCGTGGACACGTCGCTGCGGCAGGAGCGGGCGGACCGGCACCGGGTGCCCGCGGTCCTGAAGGAGGACGCGCCCGTCGCGCAGCCCGCCGGCGACGGGTCCACCACCGGCCAGGTGCGCGCGATCGTCCGGTGGACCGGCCCGGACGGCACCGTCCACACCGGCACGGCCCGGGTCCACGACGGCAGCAAGGCGGGCACCGCCACCGAGGTCTGGACCGATGACCGGGGCCGCCTCGTCCAGCGGCCGCCCACCCCTGAGCAGATCGCCACCCGCGCGGTGCTCGCCGGGACGTCGGCCGCGGCGGGCGTGGGCGCGATCTCGCTGGCCGGACGTGGTGTGGCGCGCTGGCGCCTGGACCGCGCCCGCACCCAGGAATGGGGCCGCGCCTGGGCCGAGGTCGGCCCCCGCTGGAGCCGCCACATCCGGTGACGAGCGGTCCCGTGGCGCCCGTGTCCGGCGGGTCTTTCGCGTGTGCGGCACCGCGGCTGACGCTGCCCGGGCCTGTGGCATCCCGGGCCTGTGGCATCCGGGGCCCGGGTGCTTCCCGGCGGCGCCGGGCCGCCGTATCCGGCGAGGCCCGATCATGAACCGCCGTGGCCGGCCGGTCTTGGCGCGTGTGGCATCGGCGGGACGCCGCCGGGCGGCATCCGGCGGCGGATGTGCCCAGCGGTTGCTGGGGGGCGTCGCGCGCCGCTGAGCCGCCTGGGCCCTGTCCGGTGGATCTTCGCGGATCAGCTGGCGGCGTCTGGTGCGGTGCATCGCGAGGCGGAGGGTCGTCCTCGTACCGGGTTGTACTCGGACGATCCCGACAACGCGGCGAGGTGCCGTGCCAGGCGTCGCGGGCCCGCGACGAGCCACCGGACACGGCCTAGAAGACTGATGAAGATCTTGGTGTGATTCTGGTTGCCGTGGTCAGGTGATAGCGGGGGTGTGCCAGGTGTCGCCGTTGTGGTTGAGTCCGAGGTTGATCAAGGTTCGCAGGTTGAGGGCTGCGGCACGGGTGTGGAGCCAGGCGTTGTTCTTGATGGTGCCGCGGTAGCGGAGTCTGCGGTTGCCGTGGGCGACGAGCCAGGCGACGGCGCGTTCGACGGGTGGTCTCCATCGTCGGTAGGCGGCTTGCCAGTCGGGGTCGGTGCTGGCCTGGTGGCGGGCAGCGGTGAGCAGGTCGTGGTGGGGGCGGATGGTGACGATCCGGCCGGTCTTGGCGGTGGTGCACTGCTTGCGCAGGGGGCAGCTGGCGCACTGGTCGGTGAAGAGCGCTTTGCGTTGCATGTGCCGCCCGGACGGCTCGCTGAGCGGGACGGTGTGTCCGGCGGGGCAGGTCACCGTGCTGCCCGCGGTGTTGATGGCGAAGTCGTCGAGGCTGAACCCGCCAAGGACAGCCGTCTTCAGCGGGGCGGGCTTGAGGAAGAGTCGGTGTCCTGCTCGGTGCAGGATCTGGCAGGTGTCGCCAGTGGAGTAGGCGCTGTCGCCGAAGACGTCCACCGGGCTGTCTTCGTCGGCGAGCAAGTCGATGCCGACAGTGGCCTCGTGGTGCTCGGTTCCGGTTGCCGGCCGCAGAGCGAGGGCGGTGTATAAGCCGGTCTCGGGCTCGACGGCCAGGTGGGCCTTGAAGCCGTCCTGCCGGTGGGTGCGGGTCTTGTGGACGTGGCGGGCTTCGGGGTCGACGGTGGAGATCATCCGGTCGTAGGCGGTGCCCTGAGTGATGCGCCAACGCCCGTCACGGCCGTTGGAGTCCTCGGCGGGTTCGACGTCCTGTCCTGCGACCAGGGCCAGCAGGCCGAGCGCGTTCGCGGCTTTCTCCCCGAGCTGTTGGTCGGGCAGGTGGCCCAGCAGCCGCACCGCGTCGGTGACCAGTGCGTCGATGAGGTCGGCTCGGGCCTGCTCGTCGTTCCAGGCGATGCGGGGTTTGCCCGGGTCGGTGTAATCGTGGGCGGTGCACTGGATTGCTGCTTGTTCGGCCGCGTGTGGGACCTCACGGATGACTGTCCTGATGGCGGCGATGATCTGGGTGACCGTGTCCTGGGTGGCGACCGCGTTGTCCAGCACGGTGGAGTCCAGCGCCCGACGGTGCTTGCCTTTCAGTACTCCGGTGCTCTTCACGACTTCGCGTACGGTCTCGAAGATCCGGTTCGGACGGGCGGAGCGGGCCAGCCGGCGGCGGAAGTAGGCCAGCAGCGACGGGTCGAACGCCATGTCGTAAAGGCCCAGCCCGCACGCGGCCTTCCACCGCAGGTCACACCGCAATTCCTGCACGGTCTGGTAATCCGACAGCCCGTGCAGGGCCTGCAGAGTGATCGCAGCGGCCAGGATCTGCGGCGGCATACTCGGCCGCCCGTTCGCCGACGGATACATGTCCGCGAACATCTGAGCCGGAAACAGCCTCCCCCGATGCTCGGCCAGAAACGCGAACACACTCCCGACTGGGATCAAACCCCGACACGTCTCCCACACGTCCGGCCCGACCGTCTCCCCGACCCACTCACCCATCGCCACGACACGAGTCTGGGCCTGCCACTCACACCGCAAGGCCAGAACCTCAAGATCTTCATCAGTCTTCTAGGGGGCAGATCGCCGCCGCGGTGCGCGCGGCCGCGCGGGGCGTGGCGTAGGGGACGTCTCCTCTGCCGTCGTGCCGGGCGCGCCCTCGGTGACGGTCCCGGCCGCGCCGGGGGCCTCCCAGCGCGGCCGGGCGCGCCGTCCCGCGGCACCGACCACGCACGGCCCGCCGGGCCGCACCGCAGACCTACCGCCGCTGGGCCGTATGAGGCGCGGCCGTGAGTTGGTTGTCGAAGTCGACCACGCCCTCGATCGCCCGGATGAGACGGGCCGCCGCCGGGATGAGAACGGCCTCCTTGACCCGTCCCGTCAGGGTGACCACGCCCTCGTTCACGCTCACCCGGACGGTTTCCCCCGCCGCCGGGAAGAGATGGGCCACCACCTCGCGGCGCACCTCCTCCTCGATGTCGTCGTCCGGCCGCAGAAACACCTTCAGCAGGTCGGCGCGGCTGACGATGCCCTCCAGGCGGCCCTCCTCGTCCACCACCGGGAGCCGCTTGACCCGCTTATGGGTCATGATCCGTGCGGCCTCGGCGAGCGTCGCGCTCGCGTGGACGGTGATGGCGGGGGTCGTCATCAGCTCATCGGCCGTCACCGCGCCCGCCTTGGCGACACCGGGGAGGTCGGGCAGTTGCGCCACCCGCGCCGGATCGCTGTCGCGGAACTCCTCCTTGGGCAGCAGATCCGCCTCCGAGACCACCCCGATGACCCGGCCCTCGCCCTCCAGCACCGGCAGGGCGCTCACCCTCCACTGCTCCAGCGTTCTGACGATCTCCTTGAACGGCGCTTCGCGGCCGACGGCGACGACGGTATGGGTCATCACATCGCTCACAATGTGCGCACTCCGGGGCACGGCATCCTCCTTGGTCACGCTGCCTGTCTTCCGCCCGCCTCGCCGCCGGCCGCCAGCCGGTGCTCGATCCGGTGGCGTACCCGCCCCGCGAGGCCGGCCAGTCCGGCGGAGGTGGCCGGCCGGGGCGGGACCGGGTGGCGGATCCGCCGGGCGTGCGGCGGCAGCCCTGCGAGATCGGTGGCGAACCGCCGCCGCGCGCGGTCGAGGGTGTCGGGGGCTCCGGTGCGCCTGCCCTCGCGCATCACGGTCT contains:
- a CDS encoding response regulator, producing the protein MTETRATRATPATPATPIRVFVLDDHEVVRRGLHDLLDAEPDIEVVGDAGTVDHALARGPALRPAVAILDVRLPDGDGITVCRELRSRMPDLACLMLTSFDDDDALLDAIMAGAAGYVLKQIKGSDLVSAVRTVASGQSMLDPATTARLMSTLRGDTAPQEPRDEVLAGLSPREREILVLIGDGLTNRQIGKRLFLSEKTVKNHISRLLAKLGVERRIQAAVLATHSAPPPADDHPG
- a CDS encoding sensor histidine kinase; the encoded protein is MESARSTESLPQLRLDELLEELQLRIDGVRGTQDRVHSLLEAVLSVGRELDLSHVLRRIVEAAVVLVDAEYGALGVIGEDQRLAEFLPVGTDKDRIEAIGHLPSGHGLLGELIRHPQPLRLGELSEHPASYRFPPDHPPMGSFLGVPIRVRDEIFGNLYLTEKRGGKEFDGEDETVLSTLAVAAGVAIENARLYEEARHRQRWLEANAEVTHSLLSGVDETRVLELIVEHARRILSADLGVLMLPVAGTDELQVEVAAGTDAEAHRGLVLPRRGTFGGAAFTASEPVTSTDVQNDPRITVGPQRWEGLGPAVAVPMRTSDGVGGVLSLARMADSPAFTQIETDTLLGFAGQAAIAMKLAERRRDAEQLALLEDRDRIARDLHDLAIQRLFAAGMTLQSTLRFVQHPEGSERLLRVVDDLDDTIKIIRSTIFGLRSHEAGPAVQGLRVRTAKTIEEAVPALGFTPSLRTEGLVDTDVPRTVADDMVAVLAEAMSNIARHARADAAEISLVVAAGRLTLMVTDNGMGIPEGGRRSGLRNMAERAEKLGGELELAEPPGGGTRLVWGVPLPERQA
- a CDS encoding IS1182 family transposase; the encoded protein is MGEWVGETVGPDVWETCRGLIPVGSVFAFLAEHRGRLFPAQMFADMYPSANGRPSMPPQILAAAITLQALHGLSDYQTVQELRCDLRWKAACGLGLYDMAFDPSLLAYFRRRLARSARPNRIFETVREVVKSTGVLKGKHRRALDSTVLDNAVATQDTVTQIIAAIRTVIREVPHAAEQAAIQCTAHDYTDPGKPRIAWNDEQARADLIDALVTDAVRLLGHLPDQQLGEKAANALGLLALVAGQDVEPAEDSNGRDGRWRITQGTAYDRMISTVDPEARHVHKTRTHRQDGFKAHLAVEPETGLYTALALRPATGTEHHEATVGIDLLADEDSPVDVFGDSAYSTGDTCQILHRAGHRLFLKPAPLKTAVLGGFSLDDFAINTAGSTVTCPAGHTVPLSEPSGRHMQRKALFTDQCASCPLRKQCTTAKTGRIVTIRPHHDLLTAARHQASTDPDWQAAYRRWRPPVERAVAWLVAHGNRRLRYRGTIKNNAWLHTRAAALNLRTLINLGLNHNGDTWHTPAIT
- a CDS encoding Acg family FMN-binding oxidoreductase; the protein is MQPAMLDAAILEKLISAAVAAPSMHNTQPWRYRLNPDTVTLEVRAAPERALRYADPMGRALSVSAGAAVFNLRVAVAHFGWDPVVRLLPYRSQPDLLATVRLAAAPHDGAGREAPHHGDRHDAPHGAPDHDLYDVIWRRHSSRSPFSGRRLPPRVLYELAEAARAHGATLWLAGPEETSRLLRLTAEAERRTSGDPRRLAESRDWVRDIGPYGIPAAALGPRDVTGRLPMRDYLGPGPDGRRGGDAPAAAFESHPAIAVLATDQDRRTDWLRAGQALEHVLLLATSYTVRASLLHQALEWSDLRWSLSDAHRTPGHVQMLIRLGYGPVGPATPRSGAAETLDGGR
- a CDS encoding Rv1733c family protein, giving the protein MGTEVRGRRTWRWRRNPLRRRSDVIEAWVVLVTGLVMAVGGPVAGVAAGTAVDTSLRQERADRHRVPAVLKEDAPVAQPAGDGSTTGQVRAIVRWTGPDGTVHTGTARVHDGSKAGTATEVWTDDRGRLVQRPPTPEQIATRAVLAGTSAAAGVGAISLAGRGVARWRLDRARTQEWGRAWAEVGPRWSRHIR
- a CDS encoding CBS domain-containing protein, with protein sequence MPRSAHIVSDVMTHTVVAVGREAPFKEIVRTLEQWRVSALPVLEGEGRVIGVVSEADLLPKEEFRDSDPARVAQLPDLPGVAKAGAVTADELMTTPAITVHASATLAEAARIMTHKRVKRLPVVDEEGRLEGIVSRADLLKVFLRPDDDIEEEVRREVVAHLFPAAGETVRVSVNEGVVTLTGRVKEAVLIPAAARLIRAIEGVVDFDNQLTAAPHTAQRR